In bacterium, a single window of DNA contains:
- the prfA gene encoding peptide chain release factor 1, with the protein MFTKLAEVERRFEEIDALLADPAVLADRQRYRELMIERGGLAPIVEKFREHQAVRTRREESRALLEEGDAELRALAQEELAELAGRLEEIERELRVLLTPRDPNDDKNVFLEIRGGTGGDEAALFAAELFRMYTRYAEGRRWRIEIMSQTATGIGGLKEVIALVEGRGAYSLLKYEAGVHRVQRVPVTEASGRIHTSAVTVAVLPEAEEVEVEIKPEELRIDVFRSSGPGGQSVNTTDSAVRITHLPTGLVVSCQDEKSQHKNKAKGLRILRARLKDRMEEEAAARRASERKGMVGTGDRSERIRTYNFPQNRVTDHRIGLTIHRLESFLEGDIQEMIDALTSHYQAAALSGGGA; encoded by the coding sequence GTGTTCACTAAGCTGGCCGAGGTCGAGCGGCGCTTCGAGGAGATCGACGCGTTGCTGGCGGACCCGGCGGTGCTCGCCGACCGGCAGCGCTACCGCGAGTTGATGATCGAGCGCGGCGGGCTGGCGCCGATCGTCGAGAAGTTCCGCGAGCACCAGGCGGTGCGCACGCGTCGCGAGGAGAGCCGCGCCCTGCTCGAGGAGGGGGACGCGGAACTGCGCGCCCTGGCCCAGGAGGAGCTGGCCGAGCTGGCGGGTCGGCTCGAGGAGATCGAGCGCGAGCTGCGCGTGCTGCTGACGCCGCGCGACCCCAACGACGACAAGAACGTGTTTCTCGAGATCCGGGGCGGCACCGGCGGCGACGAGGCGGCGCTCTTCGCAGCGGAGCTCTTCCGCATGTACACGCGCTACGCCGAGGGGCGCCGCTGGCGGATCGAGATCATGAGCCAGACCGCGACCGGCATCGGCGGGCTCAAGGAGGTCATCGCGCTCGTCGAGGGCCGGGGCGCCTACAGCCTGCTCAAGTACGAGGCCGGCGTGCACCGCGTCCAGCGCGTCCCCGTGACCGAGGCCAGCGGCCGGATCCACACCTCCGCGGTGACCGTGGCCGTCCTGCCCGAGGCCGAGGAGGTCGAGGTCGAGATCAAGCCGGAGGAGCTGCGCATCGACGTCTTCCGGTCCTCGGGGCCGGGCGGGCAGAGCGTCAACACGACGGACTCGGCGGTGCGCATCACGCACCTGCCGACCGGGCTCGTCGTCTCCTGCCAGGACGAGAAGTCCCAGCACAAGAACAAGGCCAAGGGCCTGCGCATCCTGCGCGCGCGCCTCAAGGACCGCATGGAGGAGGAGGCCGCCGCCAGGCGCGCCTCCGAGCGCAAGGGCATGGTCGGCACCGGCGACCGCAGCGAGCGCATCCGCACCTACAACTTCCCGCAGAACCGCGTGACCGATCACCGCATCGGCCTCACCATCCACCGCCTCGAGTCCTTCCTCGAGGGCGACATCCAGGAGATGATCGACGCGCTGACCTCGCACTACCAGGCGGCGGCGCTCAGCGGGGGAGGGGCGTGA